CTCCCGCCTCAGGTCTGGGACCGCGCACCCCGGAGCAAATATCAGGTAATTACCTGATGCGCCGAGGTTCGCCTGCCCAGCACACTCCCAAGTGAGCGTGGCGGGTGGTCTGCCACGGGCATCAGCACACTGCCATCTGATCAGGATGCGGAGTAAAGCCTAGCCCGCGAGCCCCCGCCTGCGCCCACGAAACAGCACGAAACAGGCGTGTGACCACCCACAACAAAGGAGTACCGGTGAAGCGTTCAGTAACGGTTGCCGCAGCAGCGGCAGCAATCGCGGTCGTAGGTCTGTCTGGGTGCTCCAGCGACAAGAAATCGGAAACCAAGCACGCGTCGTCCTCGAGCGCCGCGAGCTCCTCGAGCTCCTCGAGTGAATCCAGTGCATCGGTGAGTGTGGGGGGCGCCGCAGCAGCCACGAAAGTCACCATCGACGGCCAAGACCAGAACGTCACCGGGACAACCGTGTGCACGACGATGGCCGGAGACGTCAACATCGCGATCGGCGGAGCGGCCACCGGTATCGCCGCGGTGCTCACCGACGCCAACCCACCCGAGGTGAAGTCGGTCGGGTTGGGCAACGTCAACGGTGTGACGCTGGCATACACCGCGGGTACTGGTCAGGGCGATGCCAAGGCGACCAAGGACGGCAACGAATACAAGATCAGCGGCACCGCGACCGGGATCGACACGGCCAACCCGATGCAGCCGGTGAACAAGCCCTTCGAAATCGATGTGACGTGTTCTTAATCCGATTCGTCGCGTTGTAACCCCGTTGCGCCGGTCGGGGCGTGTTCAATGATGGACACGAACCGTCCAGCTAGGGGCACCAATGTCAACGCCGGCGCTCAGCCTGTCACGGCAGATGCTGCGGCGTCGGCCGGTGAACGGTGCACCGACCGCCACCGGGGGCACGAACCACCTGCGCCGCAGGCTTGGCGGCTTTCGGCTCACCATGTTCGGCGTGGGCTCGACGGTCGGCACAGGGATCTTCTTTGTCTTCCCGGTGGCGGTACCGCAAGCCGGCCCGGCGGTGGTCGTTTCGTTCATCATCGCCGGGGCCGCAGCGGGTCTGGCCGCGATCTGCTACGCGGAGTTGGCCTCGGCGGTGCCCATTTCAGGGTCGGCATACTCATACTCCTATGCCACCCTCGGTGAATTCATGGCCGTGGTTGTCGGGGCATGCCTGCTGCTCGAATACGGCGTGTCCACCGCCGCGGTGTCAGTTGGGTGGAGTCAGTACCTGAACAAGCTGTCGCTCAATGTCTTCGGATTCTCGGTGCCGCAGGCTATTTCATCGGGACCATGGGATTCCGAAGGTGGTTTCGTCAATCTGCCAGCCATCGTCTTGGTGGCAATTTGTGCGGCTCTGTTGATCGGCGGTACCAGTGAATCGGCCAAGGTCAATGCCGTAATGGTGGTGATCAAGCTCGGCGTGCTGCTGATGTTCGCGGTGATCGCGTCAACGGCGTTCAGAGCGAACCACTTCACTGACTTCGCCCCTTTCGGATTCTCGGGAATCAGTTGGGCAGCGGGCACGATCTTTTTCTCTTATGTCGGTCTTGACGCGGTATCCACCGCCGGTGAAGAGGCCAAAGACCCGCAGCGCACGATCCCGCGGGCAATCATCGCGGCACTGCTGATCGTGACCGGTGTCTACGTGATTGTCGCCGTGGCCGCGATGGGCAGCCAACCGTGGCAGGACTTCGAGGGGCAAAGCGCGGGCCTGGCCGTGATTGTGGACCACATCACCGGAAACCGCTTAGGCAGCACCGTCTTGGCAGCGGGCGCGGTGATCTCGATCTTCTCTGTCACATTGGTCACGATGTACTGTCAGACCCGCATCCTTTTCGCGATGGGTCGCGACGGCCTCCTGCCGGCGACGTTCGCCAAGGTCAACCCGCGCACCCGGACCCCCGCAACCAACACCATGATCGTCGCGGTCGTGGCGGCAACGCTCGCCGGTCTGGTGCCGCTTCAGCGTCTGGCCGAAACGGTCTCCATCGGCGCCTTGACCGCGTTCATTGTCGTGTCCGTGGCGGTGGTTGTGCTCCGGGTCCGGGAACCGGATCTGCCCCGCGGATTCAAGGTGCCCGGCTATCCGATCACACCGATCCTGTCGGTGGTGGTTTGCGGATGGATCATGTGCAGCCTGCACCGGTACACCTGGATCGTGTTTACCTGCTGGATAGCGGTCGCGTTGATCTTCTACCTGGTGTGGGGTCGCCGTCACAGCGCACTCAACGGTGGTTAGAACGCAAGCTCACGTGAGGTCATAGCTGACTCGGCGGCCCAACGAAAGTTGCTGAACGACCGTCACTGAAACCAGGACGGCGAACAGCACCAGTGCCATCACCGCGGCCCGGCCGATCGCCGCCGCACCGAACGCCTCGTCGTAGATGCGGTGGGCGATCAGGTCGGTGCGGCCTCCCGGCCCGCCGCCGGTCAGCGCGTAGACGGTGTCGAACACCTGCGCCGCGCTGACCACGCCGGTCACCAGCACAAAGAACATCGTGGGCCGCAGCATCGGCAAGGTGACGCGCCAGAACCGCTGCCACCCGTTGGCACCGTCGATGCGCGCCGCCGACAACACCTGGGTCGGGATGGCCAGGATTCCTGCCAGGAAGAACAGCGCGACGTAGCCGACGTTGGTCCACACCACCACCGCCGAAGTCACCGGTAGCGCCAGCCCCGGATCGGTCAGCCATTCGATGCGGTGACCGAGCACGGTGCTCACCGCGCCGTCCGTGGGGCTCAGAATCCAGCGCCACAGCACCGCGATCGCCAGCGGTGCGCAGATCCACGGCAGCACGTACACGGTGCGAAACACGGCGCTACCGGGCAACCCGCGCGCCAGCAAGAGCGCCACACCCAACCCCAGCGCGGTCTGCAGTGGGACGACGAAGGCGACGAATAGTACCGTCACCACAAGGGAATTGCCGAACACCGGATCGGTCAACACCGATCGCCAGTTCTCCGCGCCGACATAACTGATCGGCCCCAGCAGATCCCAGCGGTGAAAGCTCAGCCACACCACAACCAGCATCGGCAGCAGCAAGAAGGTCACCACGCCGAACAGGCTGGGGGCGAGCAGCGCATAGCCCAGCGTCGCAGACCGGGGGGCGCGGCGGCTCATAGGTGTATTAAAGCGGTTGCGCCGACTCAAAATCGGGTCTTCATCCGCTCGAGCACCCCGGGCACGTCGTCGAAGGAGTAGGACCGCCCGGCCAGGGACGTCACCGTGCCGCGATAGGTCCCGGCGAGCTGCCAGTAGTCGATCGCGACCGCGACCAGATTGACCTTGACCGCTTTGCGCCCCGCGGGATTGAACGTCACATCGAGTCGGCGGTCGCGGTCACGGACGCGCACGGTCGACAGCGGATCGTCGGAGCCGAAGTCGAACTCAGCTCCCACGAGCGGCTCCACAGCACCGGGAACCCAGTTCGACGACTCGTCATCGTCGTCGCTGAACTCCGGCCGGTCGACGAAGTTGGACCCCACCACACCACCAGCCATTGCGACGGCAAAGGTGCCCCACGTCCAGAGCGTCGAATACGGAAATTGCGAGCGATGCTCGTCGAGGATCGCAAAATCGCGGGCCCGCTCGAACACATACGTGCGATCACCGACGGTGAGTGTGCCGTCGACCGGAAACGGTTGTTTGAACGTGTAGTAGTCGATCGCCGACGTGAGTTTGGCACTGAGGCTGAGCGGCGGCGCCGCCCCCGCCACATACAGCGTCAGCGCACCGGTGATCGCCGGCCCGCGCCGGTCGGCCGCACAGTCGATCCGCACGGTGATGGTGCCGGCGTCGGCATCGAAGTCGTAGGCGAGCAGATAGCGGCGCGTCTTGACCTGGCAGCGGCCGTGGTGCAGCAGGTCGTCGGGCAGGTCGAGGCTGCCGCCCCGGAACCGAGCACTCTTCTCCACCAGGACACCGGTCGCCTGGTCACGGATGAACAGCTCCGACGACGCCAGGTACTTCACGTCCTGCATGATCATCGCGCCCGACAGCTCGGGGTGGATCAAGGCGAACCCGACCCACTCTTTGAGCCGGAACTCGTGCCAAAGACGCGACAAGCCGCGGTGCGCGTCGACCGGGTTGGTGTCGCGGATCCGGCCATCGAAGCGGCCGTAGCATCGAACACCGTCTTCAACCAGTCGCTGCGGCGCTGTCACGCCGTGATCATCAATTGATACCTATGGCGTGGTCAACCCTCGGCACGTCGTTACGGTGGACGGGTGACAGCGAACCGGGGGATCGACGCCGAGTTTATGGCCCTGCCCCGCCACGAGCTGGCCGACGCCGCATTGTCGGCGGCCAGAGCGGCCGGCGCCGAGCATGCCGACCTGCGGATCCACCGGATCGCGACCGAGGTCATCCGGCTGCGCGACGGTGAGTTGGAGACCGCCGTCGTCAACCGCGAGCTCGGTTTCGCGGTGCGGGTGGTGGTCGACGGCACCTGGGGTTTCGCTTCGCATGCCGAACTGGCCCCGGCCGTAGCGGCTGATACCGCCCGCCGTGCCGTGCAGGTCGCCAAGACGCTGGCGGTGCTCAACGCCGAACGTGTCGAACTGGCGGCCGAGCCGGTATACCGCGATGTGACGTGGGTGTCGGACTACCTGATCGACCCGTTCGAGGTACCTACGGCGGACAAGATCGACGTGCTGGAGGACTACGCGGGTCGGTTGCTCGCCGCCGACGGGGTGCACCACGTCACGGCTTCGTTGACCGCGGTCAAGGAGCAGACTTTTTACGCCGACGTGTTCGGATCGTCGATCACTCAGCAGCGGGTGCGGCTGATGCCGGTCTGCGATGCGGTCACCGTCGGACCGGACGGTTTCGACTCGATGCGAACGCTGGCACCGCCGACCGCGCGCGGTTGGGAAGCGGTGGCCGGTGACGAGATCTGGGACTGGTCGGCCGAGCTGTCCGAACTTCCGGTGCTGCTCGCCGAGAAGGTCAAGTCGCCCAGTGTGACCGCCGGACCGACCGATTTGGTGATCGACCCGACCAATCTGTGGCTGACCATCCATGAATCTATCGGGCATGCAACCGAATACGATCGAGCTATCGGTTACGAGGCGGCCTACGCGGGGACGTCGTTCGCCACCCCGGACAAGCTCGGCACCCTGCAATACGGCTCGCCGGTGATGAACGTGACCGCCGACCGCACGGTGCCCTACGGGTTGGCCAGCATCGGCTACGACGACGAAGGCGTCGCGGCCCAGAGCTGGGACCTGGTGCGCGACGGGCGTTTCGTGGGGTATCAGCTGGACCGAGTGTTCGCGCCCAGATTGGGGCAGTCTCGTTCCAACGGGTGCTCATACGCCGACTCGCCGCACCATGTCCCGATCCAGCGAATGGCCAACGTGTCACTGCAGCCGGGAACCGAGGACCTGTCCACCGCAGATCTGATCGGCCGAGTGGACAACGGCATCTACATCGTCGGAGACCGATCGTGGTCGATCGACATGCAGCGCTACAACTTCCAGTTCACCGGGCAGCGGTTCTTCCGGATCCGCGACGGCCGGCTCGACGGGCAGCTGCGTGACGTGGCGTATCAGGCGACCACCACCG
The window above is part of the Mycolicibacter sp. MU0102 genome. Proteins encoded here:
- a CDS encoding lipoprotein LpqH — translated: MKRSVTVAAAAAAIAVVGLSGCSSDKKSETKHASSSSAASSSSSSSESSASVSVGGAAAATKVTIDGQDQNVTGTTVCTTMAGDVNIAIGGAATGIAAVLTDANPPEVKSVGLGNVNGVTLAYTAGTGQGDAKATKDGNEYKISGTATGIDTANPMQPVNKPFEIDVTCS
- a CDS encoding amino acid permease, whose amino-acid sequence is MSTPALSLSRQMLRRRPVNGAPTATGGTNHLRRRLGGFRLTMFGVGSTVGTGIFFVFPVAVPQAGPAVVVSFIIAGAAAGLAAICYAELASAVPISGSAYSYSYATLGEFMAVVVGACLLLEYGVSTAAVSVGWSQYLNKLSLNVFGFSVPQAISSGPWDSEGGFVNLPAIVLVAICAALLIGGTSESAKVNAVMVVIKLGVLLMFAVIASTAFRANHFTDFAPFGFSGISWAAGTIFFSYVGLDAVSTAGEEAKDPQRTIPRAIIAALLIVTGVYVIVAVAAMGSQPWQDFEGQSAGLAVIVDHITGNRLGSTVLAAGAVISIFSVTLVTMYCQTRILFAMGRDGLLPATFAKVNPRTRTPATNTMIVAVVAATLAGLVPLQRLAETVSIGALTAFIVVSVAVVVLRVREPDLPRGFKVPGYPITPILSVVVCGWIMCSLHRYTWIVFTCWIAVALIFYLVWGRRHSALNGG
- a CDS encoding carbohydrate ABC transporter permease, encoding MSRRAPRSATLGYALLAPSLFGVVTFLLLPMLVVVWLSFHRWDLLGPISYVGAENWRSVLTDPVFGNSLVVTVLFVAFVVPLQTALGLGVALLLARGLPGSAVFRTVYVLPWICAPLAIAVLWRWILSPTDGAVSTVLGHRIEWLTDPGLALPVTSAVVVWTNVGYVALFFLAGILAIPTQVLSAARIDGANGWQRFWRVTLPMLRPTMFFVLVTGVVSAAQVFDTVYALTGGGPGGRTDLIAHRIYDEAFGAAAIGRAAVMALVLFAVLVSVTVVQQLSLGRRVSYDLT
- a CDS encoding DUF2804 family protein — protein: MTAPQRLVEDGVRCYGRFDGRIRDTNPVDAHRGLSRLWHEFRLKEWVGFALIHPELSGAMIMQDVKYLASSELFIRDQATGVLVEKSARFRGGSLDLPDDLLHHGRCQVKTRRYLLAYDFDADAGTITVRIDCAADRRGPAITGALTLYVAGAAPPLSLSAKLTSAIDYYTFKQPFPVDGTLTVGDRTYVFERARDFAILDEHRSQFPYSTLWTWGTFAVAMAGGVVGSNFVDRPEFSDDDDESSNWVPGAVEPLVGAEFDFGSDDPLSTVRVRDRDRRLDVTFNPAGRKAVKVNLVAVAIDYWQLAGTYRGTVTSLAGRSYSFDDVPGVLERMKTRF
- a CDS encoding TldD/PmbA family protein, which codes for MTANRGIDAEFMALPRHELADAALSAARAAGAEHADLRIHRIATEVIRLRDGELETAVVNRELGFAVRVVVDGTWGFASHAELAPAVAADTARRAVQVAKTLAVLNAERVELAAEPVYRDVTWVSDYLIDPFEVPTADKIDVLEDYAGRLLAADGVHHVTASLTAVKEQTFYADVFGSSITQQRVRLMPVCDAVTVGPDGFDSMRTLAPPTARGWEAVAGDEIWDWSAELSELPVLLAEKVKSPSVTAGPTDLVIDPTNLWLTIHESIGHATEYDRAIGYEAAYAGTSFATPDKLGTLQYGSPVMNVTADRTVPYGLASIGYDDEGVAAQSWDLVRDGRFVGYQLDRVFAPRLGQSRSNGCSYADSPHHVPIQRMANVSLQPGTEDLSTADLIGRVDNGIYIVGDRSWSIDMQRYNFQFTGQRFFRIRDGRLDGQLRDVAYQATTTDFWNAMEAVGGASTWRLGGAFNCGKAQPGQVAAVSHGCPSALFRAINVLNTRSEGGRE